From Oenococcus sicerae, the proteins below share one genomic window:
- a CDS encoding ParA family protein — translation MTKVIALANQKGGVGKTTTALNLAAGLLRHNQSVLLIDLDPQSNATSGSGVDKEDITNDAYDVLIANKTAKSAIIHRSDNFDILPSSTELAGAEIELTKKKDRQTLLKRKIAKEKTNYDFVLIDNPPALGLLSLNSLTAADSVLIPVQAEYFALEGLAQLMKTIDLVKEHGNSGLTIEGILMTMTTHTKISRQVVAEVEKHFPEKTYEITIPRNVRLTEAPSFGQSIFDFAGFSSGARAYNKLVKEIISENGKEDSKPS, via the coding sequence ATGACTAAAGTAATTGCGCTAGCTAATCAAAAGGGAGGTGTTGGCAAAACAACAACTGCTTTGAATTTAGCAGCTGGTCTTTTAAGGCATAACCAAAGCGTGCTGCTGATCGATTTGGATCCACAGTCCAATGCGACCTCGGGATCAGGTGTTGATAAAGAAGATATTACGAATGATGCGTATGATGTTTTAATTGCAAATAAAACGGCCAAGTCGGCTATTATTCACCGAAGCGATAATTTTGATATTTTGCCTTCATCAACTGAATTAGCCGGCGCTGAAATTGAATTGACGAAAAAAAAGGACCGGCAGACTCTCTTAAAAAGAAAGATTGCCAAGGAGAAAACAAATTATGATTTTGTTCTGATCGACAATCCACCGGCATTGGGATTATTGTCACTAAATTCCCTTACCGCAGCCGATTCAGTCCTGATTCCGGTTCAAGCGGAATACTTCGCTTTAGAGGGATTAGCCCAATTAATGAAGACGATCGATCTAGTCAAAGAACATGGTAATTCAGGCTTGACGATTGAAGGAATTTTGATGACAATGACTACACACACGAAAATAAGCCGGCAGGTCGTTGCGGAGGTTGAAAAGCATTTTCCGGAAAAAACTTATGAAATAACAATTCCGAGAAATGTTCGTTTAACTGAAGCACCGAGTTTTGGTCAATCAATTTTTGATTTTGCGGGATTTTCATCGGGTGCACGAGCATACAATAAATTGGTAAAGGAAATTATTAGCGAAAATGGCAAAGAAGACAGTAAACCAAGTTGA
- the treC gene encoding alpha,alpha-phosphotrehalase — protein MSNIGNKVVYQVYPKSFKDSNGDGIGDLQGIVEKLPYLSKLGIDYLWINPIFPSPQRDNGYDISDYCAIDPIFGNMRDFEELVAKAADLKIGIMMDMVFNHTSVAHEWFQKALAGDKKYQDYYLLRPKKADGSAPTNWRSKFGGSAWAAFGSGSLDYLHLYDVSQADLNWRNPAVILELEHVLKFWLAKGVKGFRFDVINVVGKDQQLIDDPNAGDGKEMYTDKAIVHNYLQKINQDVFTEHENILTVGELSSTTIENAIAYTKPNRHELSMAFSFHHLKVDYDNGNKWTKIPYDFRQLRQILQQWGEGLSDGDGWPAWFWNNHDQPRAINRFITDPKYHRLGAQMLAATIHLNRGTPYIYMGEEIGMTDPDFQSMKDYVDVESHNAYNALLAQGKTAEEAFAIIKSKSRDNARIPMQWNASNYGGFSTHQPWLANGNYNNINVEKDVKDPNGLFHFYQRLITLRKQESVIVKGDYQAVFNDVPEVIAFTRHYQNQTLLVINHFGEAATSLDLTDKILDGKILLANYPDAKITHHLVIRPYETLAIKY, from the coding sequence ATGTCAAATATTGGAAACAAAGTTGTTTATCAAGTTTACCCAAAATCCTTCAAGGATAGTAACGGTGATGGTATCGGTGATTTACAGGGCATTGTTGAAAAATTACCCTATTTATCCAAATTAGGCATTGATTATTTATGGATTAATCCGATTTTCCCCTCTCCACAACGAGACAACGGCTATGATATTAGCGACTATTGTGCAATTGATCCAATTTTCGGTAATATGCGGGATTTTGAAGAACTCGTGGCCAAAGCAGCGGATCTAAAAATCGGTATCATGATGGATATGGTTTTCAACCACACCTCAGTCGCTCACGAATGGTTTCAAAAAGCCTTAGCAGGCGATAAAAAGTACCAAGATTACTACTTGCTACGGCCAAAAAAGGCCGATGGTTCTGCACCGACCAATTGGCGATCAAAATTCGGCGGTAGTGCTTGGGCAGCATTTGGCAGCGGCAGCTTAGATTACCTTCATTTATATGATGTCTCACAGGCTGACTTAAATTGGCGTAATCCAGCTGTGATTTTGGAATTAGAGCATGTGTTAAAATTCTGGCTGGCTAAGGGCGTAAAAGGTTTTCGCTTTGATGTGATCAATGTCGTCGGTAAAGATCAACAGCTAATAGATGACCCTAACGCTGGTGATGGCAAAGAGATGTATACAGACAAAGCGATCGTGCATAACTACTTGCAAAAGATCAATCAAGATGTCTTTACAGAACATGAGAATATTCTAACTGTTGGTGAATTAAGTTCGACGACGATTGAAAACGCCATTGCCTACACGAAACCGAATCGACATGAATTATCAATGGCTTTTAGTTTTCACCATTTAAAAGTTGACTATGATAATGGCAATAAATGGACCAAAATACCCTACGATTTTCGTCAATTAAGGCAAATTCTGCAGCAATGGGGAGAAGGTTTATCCGACGGAGATGGCTGGCCGGCATGGTTTTGGAATAATCACGATCAGCCGCGTGCAATTAATCGTTTTATTACCGATCCTAAATACCATCGTTTAGGTGCACAAATGCTGGCCGCGACCATTCATTTAAATCGTGGTACACCTTATATTTACATGGGCGAGGAAATTGGCATGACGGACCCGGATTTTCAGTCCATGAAGGATTATGTTGACGTTGAATCCCACAATGCTTACAATGCCTTATTAGCTCAAGGCAAAACAGCCGAAGAAGCTTTTGCCATTATTAAAAGCAAATCTCGTGATAACGCTAGAATACCGATGCAATGGAACGCTAGCAATTATGGCGGTTTCTCTACCCACCAGCCCTGGTTGGCAAATGGCAACTACAACAATATTAATGTTGAAAAAGATGTCAAGGATCCCAACGGTCTCTTTCATTTTTACCAGCGCTTAATTACGTTGAGAAAACAAGAAAGTGTGATTGTCAAAGGAGATTATCAAGCTGTTTTCAATGATGTGCCAGAGGTGATCGCCTTCACAAGGCATTATCAGAATCAAACACTGCTGGTTATTAATCACTTCGGTGAAGCAGCAACTAGCTTAGACTTGACAGACAAGATTCTTGATGGCAAAATTTTGCTGGCTAATTATCCAGACGCAAAAATCACTCATCATTTAGTTATCAGACCTTATGAAACGCTTGCAATTAAATATTAA
- a CDS encoding DUF951 domain-containing protein, with protein sequence MNYQLNTIVEMKKPHACGTNAWQIIRMGADIKIECTNCHRVVMMTRQDFKKRLNKIIKD encoded by the coding sequence ATGAATTATCAGTTGAATACAATTGTGGAAATGAAAAAGCCCCACGCTTGCGGGACAAATGCTTGGCAAATTATCCGTATGGGTGCGGATATTAAAATTGAATGTACGAATTGCCATCGCGTTGTGATGATGACACGACAGGATTTTAAAAAGCGTTTAAACAAAATCATTAAAGACTGA
- the ychF gene encoding redox-regulated ATPase YchF, producing the protein MSLTAGIVGLPNVGKSTLFNAITKAGAEMANYPFATIEPNVGVVEVPDDRLARIQAIEPADKVVPTTFEFTDIAGIVKGASQGEGLGNKFLENIRQTDAIIQVVRAFEDSEITHVSGKVDPVEDIETINTELIIADLEQINNRYAKVEKAALNSKEKTAIAEYNVLKKIKPVLESGQPVRSLSFDEEEKKIVHNLFFLTDKPMLYVANIAEDDMADPTKSLLYQAVADYAAKDQAEVIGLAAKTEEEISEMDDSDKQDFLEMAGASEPGLNKLIRTAYHLLGLRTFFTAGGKETKAWTFKTGMKAPQVAGIIHSDFERGFIRAETISFTDLDTLGSVAAVKSAGKLRSEGKEYLVQDGDIINFRFNV; encoded by the coding sequence ATGTCATTAACTGCAGGAATTGTCGGCCTCCCGAACGTCGGCAAATCAACATTATTTAACGCGATTACGAAAGCAGGGGCCGAGATGGCCAACTATCCCTTTGCAACTATTGAACCGAACGTTGGCGTTGTTGAGGTGCCCGATGATCGTTTGGCGAGAATTCAAGCCATTGAACCAGCTGATAAAGTGGTACCGACGACTTTTGAATTTACAGATATTGCCGGCATTGTCAAAGGCGCTTCTCAAGGTGAAGGCCTGGGTAATAAATTTTTGGAAAATATTCGTCAAACAGATGCGATCATTCAAGTGGTCCGTGCTTTTGAAGATTCCGAAATCACACACGTCTCCGGCAAGGTTGATCCAGTCGAGGATATTGAAACGATCAACACAGAATTGATTATTGCCGACTTGGAGCAGATCAATAATCGTTATGCAAAAGTTGAAAAAGCTGCCTTGAATTCTAAAGAAAAAACTGCAATTGCGGAGTACAATGTTTTAAAAAAAATTAAACCTGTTTTAGAAAGCGGCCAGCCGGTTCGCAGCTTGTCATTTGATGAAGAGGAAAAGAAGATCGTTCATAATCTGTTCTTTTTGACCGATAAACCGATGCTGTATGTTGCCAATATTGCTGAAGATGATATGGCTGATCCGACTAAATCGCTCCTTTATCAAGCGGTGGCGGATTATGCAGCTAAGGATCAGGCTGAAGTGATCGGTCTAGCAGCTAAGACTGAGGAAGAAATTTCTGAAATGGACGATAGCGATAAACAAGATTTCTTAGAAATGGCGGGTGCTAGCGAACCAGGACTGAACAAATTGATCAGGACAGCTTATCACTTGTTAGGTTTACGGACATTTTTTACGGCCGGCGGGAAAGAAACAAAGGCGTGGACTTTTAAGACTGGCATGAAAGCACCACAGGTTGCGGGTATTATCCATTCTGATTTTGAACGCGGCTTCATTCGTGCCGAAACAATTAGTTTCACTGATTTAGATACTTTAGGTTCGGTAGCGGCGGTTAAATCAGCTGGCAAACTGCGTTCTGAAGGTAAAGAATATTTGGTACAGGATGGCGACATTATCAATTTTCGCTTCAATGTTTAA
- the treR gene encoding trehalose operon repressor has translation MTARYIEIYQQLKTGIVEEKYPADSFLPSEAKIADQFSCSRDTVRKALLRLDEDGFIQKQHGRGSQVLKHSLINFPISGLTSFQELKEVQGLDAATKVVLFETIKSDPSNYHKTAFPIGTNLYHIIRVRNIDGLASVIDEDYFDQKIVPHMTAKIASGSIYDYLENTEKLIIAYAEKSVTAELVTSTDRKWMPNLAVQENRLIQVESRVHLADTTYFQHTISRHRPDKFQFNEFSRRQKTF, from the coding sequence ATGACAGCTCGCTATATTGAAATTTACCAACAACTGAAAACAGGCATCGTCGAGGAAAAATATCCCGCAGACTCTTTTTTACCTAGCGAGGCCAAGATCGCTGACCAGTTTTCGTGTTCTCGAGATACAGTCCGCAAAGCGTTATTACGTCTTGACGAAGACGGCTTTATTCAAAAACAGCATGGACGTGGGTCACAAGTTTTAAAACACAGCTTGATTAATTTTCCAATTTCCGGTCTGACCAGTTTTCAAGAATTAAAAGAAGTCCAAGGCTTGGATGCAGCTACAAAAGTTGTTTTATTTGAGACGATAAAGTCTGATCCCAGCAACTATCACAAGACTGCTTTTCCGATCGGCACGAATTTGTATCATATTATCCGTGTACGTAATATCGACGGTCTGGCTAGCGTCATCGATGAGGATTATTTTGACCAAAAAATTGTCCCTCATATGACAGCGAAAATTGCCAGCGGCTCTATTTATGATTATTTGGAGAATACAGAAAAATTGATCATTGCTTATGCGGAGAAATCAGTTACAGCTGAATTGGTGACGTCAACAGACCGTAAATGGATGCCAAATCTTGCAGTGCAGGAAAACCGCCTAATTCAAGTAGAGAGCCGTGTGCACTTGGCTGATACGACTTATTTTCAGCATACGATCAGTCGCCATCGTCCCGATAAATTCCAGTTTAACGAATTTTCTCGTCGACAAAAAACATTTTAA
- a CDS encoding ParB/RepB/Spo0J family partition protein has translation MANKRGLGRGMDALFSDEADKKEAQVVDKVADKKDQDNVVLKIAITSLEANPFQPRKTFDQAALSELADSLKESGLIQPIVVRKHGDKYQIVAGERRFRAARSAELTQVPVIVKSLSDNAMMALSIIENLQREDLNPIEEAQGINAYMKQLTLTQAQAAEKLGKSRAAIANTLRLLNLPAQVQQLIIEGQLSMGHARALLGLDAQSDMLLLADKAIKQQLSVRQIEDIVRHTASSKQKTNAKKPSNSIYIQAIEQQLEDKFSTKISLSKKKLEINFANKDELNRILDLLGVDLN, from the coding sequence ATGGCGAATAAACGTGGCTTAGGCCGCGGTATGGATGCTTTATTTTCAGATGAAGCCGATAAAAAAGAAGCGCAGGTTGTTGACAAGGTCGCTGACAAAAAAGATCAAGATAATGTTGTATTAAAGATCGCGATCACTTCTCTGGAAGCTAATCCTTTTCAGCCGCGAAAGACGTTTGATCAAGCAGCTTTATCAGAGCTGGCTGATTCCTTAAAGGAAAGCGGGCTGATTCAACCGATCGTCGTGCGCAAGCACGGAGATAAATATCAAATTGTGGCTGGAGAGCGTCGTTTTCGAGCGGCTAGATCAGCTGAATTAACACAAGTTCCAGTCATTGTGAAGTCCCTGTCTGACAACGCTATGATGGCTTTGTCGATCATTGAAAACTTGCAGCGTGAAGACTTGAACCCCATCGAAGAAGCTCAAGGTATTAACGCTTATATGAAACAATTAACCTTGACCCAGGCTCAAGCAGCTGAAAAACTTGGTAAATCACGCGCTGCTATTGCAAATACGCTGCGCCTTTTGAATTTACCAGCGCAGGTTCAGCAACTGATTATTGAGGGTCAACTTTCAATGGGGCACGCACGAGCTTTATTAGGCTTGGATGCGCAGTCCGATATGCTGCTTTTAGCTGATAAGGCCATCAAACAACAGCTGTCGGTTCGCCAAATTGAAGATATAGTTCGACACACCGCTAGTTCTAAGCAAAAGACGAATGCAAAAAAACCGTCAAATAGTATCTACATACAAGCCATCGAACAGCAGCTGGAAGACAAGTTTTCGACCAAAATATCTTTGTCAAAGAAAAAACTGGAAATTAATTTCGCCAATAAAGACGAATTGAACCGAATTTTGGATTTACTGGGAGTTGATCTGAATTAA